One Lytechinus pictus isolate F3 Inbred chromosome 12, Lp3.0, whole genome shotgun sequence genomic region harbors:
- the LOC129273553 gene encoding transmembrane protein 230-like: MPTYHRMANGAESTDIKYQRMKSPTGDGYTALQFKKRPVKIPWRSITVAIVLFILGSALLCVGALLLSGHISSKYNDRLWPIMILGVLLFVPGAYHVRLACYAYKGYKGYSFEDIPDYED; encoded by the exons ATGCCTACATATCACAGAATGGCAAACGGAGCTGAGTCAACGGATATCAAATACCAGCGAATGAAATCACCTACTGGGGATGGCTACACTGCTTTACAG TTCAAGAAGCGACCTGTCAAGATCCCGTGGAGATCCATAACCGTagccattgttctcttcatacTTGGCTCTGCCCTGCTATGCGTCGGAGCCCTCCTTCTCTCAGGTCACATCTCCAGCAAGTACAACGATCGTCTGTGGCCCATCATGATCCTGGGTGTCCTACTCTTTGTACCAGGGGCCTATCATGTTCGACTGGCTTGCTATGCTTACAAGGGCTACAAAGGCTATTCCTTTGAAGACATACCAGATTATGAGGACTGA
- the LOC129273554 gene encoding heat shock 70 kDa protein 12A-like isoform X2, with the protein MACLKCSKDSPLIHANDLITSTPIKTSVTVDDRLCKNNSALANSEPSSPESMNLDAAIAINSIQATPEPVSPITESRPFWVVVAIDFGTTFSGYAYSLTREPESVHIMRKWEGGDPGVTNMKTPTTLLLTPEGEFHSFGFTARDFYHDMDHKEAMRWMYFDKFKLTLHGNPNLNLKTEIKAANGKSFPAATVFEHSLRFFHDHAIDELCDQSMDGEVDPRDIRWVLTVPAIWKQPAKQFMRQAAYKAGLASPSRPDQLLIALEPEAASIYIRKLRLRELAPEHQSQRQKWLRSSTGKITKSNSQVSESIRHGTRYMVVDCGGGTVDITVHEVEEGLGTLKELHKAAGGRYGSVSIDQEFEQLLTDIFGQDFIEEFKVKRPAGWVDLMIAFEARKRNASPWKNNPLNVSLPFSFIDYYKKYTNGKQMEDAVRKYNFKDVTWSAQGMLRFTPEGMQRLFASTVDRLITGVEEVLSSPSLTGISYLFVVGGFAQSALLQSAIRKKFSSQLRIIIPRDLGLSILKGAVLFGLDPSAVRVRRSRLTYGVGVLNKFQAGKHPDDKKVTKDNVDWCKDIFDTFVQADESVAVGDKVTRSYTPAKPSQQAIIINIYCSDRENVRFITDEGVRKCGTLHIDVSDSQYSGMKGRRELQLTMQYGDTEIKVSALDVPTGKCVKSSIDFLNK; encoded by the exons ATTCTCCGCTCATCCATGCTAATGATCTGATCACCAGCACACCAATCAAAACTAGTGTCACAGTAGATGATAGACTGTGTAAGAACAACAGTGCCTTGGCCAACTCGGAACCATCTTCGCCAGAATCCATGAATCTAGATGCCGCCATCGCCATCAACAGCATACAGGCCACACCCGAACCAGTCTCGCCCATCACCGAGAGCAGACCATTCTGGGTGGTGGTTGCCATTGACTTTGGAACCACCTTCAGTGGGTATGCCTACAGCCTGACCCGTGAACCGGAGAGTGTGCACATCATGAGGAAATGGGAGGGCGGGGACCCAGGGGTGACCAACATGAAGACTCCGACTACATTGCTGTTGACTCCAGAGGGAGAGTTTCATTCGTTTGGATTCACTGCCAGGGACTTCTATCATGATATGGATCATAAGGAAGCTATGAGGTGGATGTACTTTGACAAGTTCAAGCTCACCTTGCATGGAAACCCA AACCTGAACTTGAAGACGGAGATCAAGGCTGCCAATGGCAAGAGTTTCCCAGCTGCTACTGTCTTTGAGCACTCCTTGCGTTTCTTCCATGACCATGCTATTGATGAACTATGTGATCAGTCTATGGACGGTGAGGTGGATCCAAGGGATATCAGATGGGTCTTGACAGTCCCTGCAATCTGGAAACAACCCGCCAAGCAGTTCATGAGACAAGCTGCTTACAAA GCTGGTCTAGCATCACCATCCCGACCTGATCAGCTGCTGATAGCATTGGAACCAGAAGCAGCATCCATCTACATCAGGAAACTACGTCTGAGAGAACTAGCACCAGAGCACCAATCACAAAGACAGAAGTGGCTCAGGAGTAGCACAGGAAAAATCACCAAGTCCAACTCGCAGGTCTCAGAGAGCATCAGACATG GTACTCGATACATGGTGGTAGACTGTGGAGGAGGCACTGTTGATATCACTGTCCATGAGGTGGAGGAAGGACTTGGTACCCTCAAAGAACTTCACAAGGCTGCTGGAGGAAGGTATGGCTCAGTCAGCATCGACCAAGAGTTTGAACAACTCCTCACAGACATCTTTGGTCAAGACTTCATCGAGGAATTCAAG GTGAAGAGACCAGCAGGATGGGTGGACCTGATGATTGCTTTCGAGGCTCGCAAGCGAAACGCGAGCCCCTGGAAGAACAACCCCCTCAACGTGTCGCTTCCTTTCTCATTCATCGACTACTACAAGAAATACACCAATGGAAAACAGATGGAAGATGCCGTTAGGAAATACAACTTCAAAGATGTCACATGGTCGGCGCAAG GTATGCTGCGGTTCACACCTGAGGGTATGCAACGGCTGTTCGCTTCCACAGTGGATAGGCTCATCACCGGTGTGGAGGAGGTACTTAGCTCACCGAGCCTGACTGGAATCTCTTATCTCTTTGTCGTGGGTGGATTTGCCCAGTCAGCTCTCTTGCAGAGTGCCATCCGCAAGAAGTTCAGTAGCCAGCTGAGGATCATCATCCCTCGTGACCTGGGTCTCTCCATCTTGAAAGGGGCTGTCCTGTTCGGCTTGGATCCCTCAGCGGTTCGGGTAAGGCGCTCGAGGCTCACCTACGGAGTCGGTGTCCTCAACAAATTCCAAGCTGGCAAACACCCTGATGACAAGAAGGTGACCAAAGACAACGTTGACTGGTGCAAGGACATCTTTGATACATTCGTCCAGGCTGATGAGTCTGTGGCCGTCGGGGACAAAGTAACACGAAGCTACACACCGGCTAAGCCATCCCAACAGGcgatcatcatcaacatctacTGCAGTGACAGGGAAAATGTGAGATTCATCACGGATGAAGGCGTTCGTAAGTGTGGAACCCTTCACATCGATGTAAGCGATTCACAGTATAGTGGTATGAAGGGTAGAAGAGAGCTTCAACTCACCATGCAGTATGGTGATACAGAAATCAAAGTCAGCGCTCTTGATGTCCCGACAGGAAAGTGTGTCAAGTCAAGCATTGACTTCTTGAATAAGTGA
- the LOC129273554 gene encoding heat shock 70 kDa protein 12A-like isoform X1 — translation MACLKCSKDSPLIHANDLITSTPIKTSVTVDDRLCKNNSALANSEPSSPESMNLDAAIAINSIQATPEPVSPITESRPFWVVVAIDFGTTFSGYAYSLTREPESVHIMRKWEGGDPGVTNMKTPTTLLLTPEGEFHSFGFTARDFYHDMDHKEAMRWMYFDKFKLTLHGNPNLNLKTEIKAANGKSFPAATVFEHSLRFFHDHAIDELCDQSMDGEVDPRDIRWVLTVPAIWKQPAKQFMRQAAYKAGLASPSRPDQLLIALEPEAASIYIRKLRLRELAPEHQSQRQKWLRSSTGKITKSNSQVSESIRHGTRYMVVDCGGGTVDITVHEVEEGLGTLKELHKAAGGRYGSVSIDQEFEQLLTDIFGQDFIEEFKVKRPAGWVDLMIAFEARKRNASPWKNNPLNVSLPFSFIDYYKKYTNGKQMEDAVRKYNFKDVTWSAQVPGMLRFTPEGMQRLFASTVDRLITGVEEVLSSPSLTGISYLFVVGGFAQSALLQSAIRKKFSSQLRIIIPRDLGLSILKGAVLFGLDPSAVRVRRSRLTYGVGVLNKFQAGKHPDDKKVTKDNVDWCKDIFDTFVQADESVAVGDKVTRSYTPAKPSQQAIIINIYCSDRENVRFITDEGVRKCGTLHIDVSDSQYSGMKGRRELQLTMQYGDTEIKVSALDVPTGKCVKSSIDFLNK, via the exons ATTCTCCGCTCATCCATGCTAATGATCTGATCACCAGCACACCAATCAAAACTAGTGTCACAGTAGATGATAGACTGTGTAAGAACAACAGTGCCTTGGCCAACTCGGAACCATCTTCGCCAGAATCCATGAATCTAGATGCCGCCATCGCCATCAACAGCATACAGGCCACACCCGAACCAGTCTCGCCCATCACCGAGAGCAGACCATTCTGGGTGGTGGTTGCCATTGACTTTGGAACCACCTTCAGTGGGTATGCCTACAGCCTGACCCGTGAACCGGAGAGTGTGCACATCATGAGGAAATGGGAGGGCGGGGACCCAGGGGTGACCAACATGAAGACTCCGACTACATTGCTGTTGACTCCAGAGGGAGAGTTTCATTCGTTTGGATTCACTGCCAGGGACTTCTATCATGATATGGATCATAAGGAAGCTATGAGGTGGATGTACTTTGACAAGTTCAAGCTCACCTTGCATGGAAACCCA AACCTGAACTTGAAGACGGAGATCAAGGCTGCCAATGGCAAGAGTTTCCCAGCTGCTACTGTCTTTGAGCACTCCTTGCGTTTCTTCCATGACCATGCTATTGATGAACTATGTGATCAGTCTATGGACGGTGAGGTGGATCCAAGGGATATCAGATGGGTCTTGACAGTCCCTGCAATCTGGAAACAACCCGCCAAGCAGTTCATGAGACAAGCTGCTTACAAA GCTGGTCTAGCATCACCATCCCGACCTGATCAGCTGCTGATAGCATTGGAACCAGAAGCAGCATCCATCTACATCAGGAAACTACGTCTGAGAGAACTAGCACCAGAGCACCAATCACAAAGACAGAAGTGGCTCAGGAGTAGCACAGGAAAAATCACCAAGTCCAACTCGCAGGTCTCAGAGAGCATCAGACATG GTACTCGATACATGGTGGTAGACTGTGGAGGAGGCACTGTTGATATCACTGTCCATGAGGTGGAGGAAGGACTTGGTACCCTCAAAGAACTTCACAAGGCTGCTGGAGGAAGGTATGGCTCAGTCAGCATCGACCAAGAGTTTGAACAACTCCTCACAGACATCTTTGGTCAAGACTTCATCGAGGAATTCAAG GTGAAGAGACCAGCAGGATGGGTGGACCTGATGATTGCTTTCGAGGCTCGCAAGCGAAACGCGAGCCCCTGGAAGAACAACCCCCTCAACGTGTCGCTTCCTTTCTCATTCATCGACTACTACAAGAAATACACCAATGGAAAACAGATGGAAGATGCCGTTAGGAAATACAACTTCAAAGATGTCACATGGTCGGCGCAAG TTCCAGGTATGCTGCGGTTCACACCTGAGGGTATGCAACGGCTGTTCGCTTCCACAGTGGATAGGCTCATCACCGGTGTGGAGGAGGTACTTAGCTCACCGAGCCTGACTGGAATCTCTTATCTCTTTGTCGTGGGTGGATTTGCCCAGTCAGCTCTCTTGCAGAGTGCCATCCGCAAGAAGTTCAGTAGCCAGCTGAGGATCATCATCCCTCGTGACCTGGGTCTCTCCATCTTGAAAGGGGCTGTCCTGTTCGGCTTGGATCCCTCAGCGGTTCGGGTAAGGCGCTCGAGGCTCACCTACGGAGTCGGTGTCCTCAACAAATTCCAAGCTGGCAAACACCCTGATGACAAGAAGGTGACCAAAGACAACGTTGACTGGTGCAAGGACATCTTTGATACATTCGTCCAGGCTGATGAGTCTGTGGCCGTCGGGGACAAAGTAACACGAAGCTACACACCGGCTAAGCCATCCCAACAGGcgatcatcatcaacatctacTGCAGTGACAGGGAAAATGTGAGATTCATCACGGATGAAGGCGTTCGTAAGTGTGGAACCCTTCACATCGATGTAAGCGATTCACAGTATAGTGGTATGAAGGGTAGAAGAGAGCTTCAACTCACCATGCAGTATGGTGATACAGAAATCAAAGTCAGCGCTCTTGATGTCCCGACAGGAAAGTGTGTCAAGTCAAGCATTGACTTCTTGAATAAGTGA